CCTTTGGCCGATAGTAAATCCTTCTTTTCCTTGGTGTTTGCCAATGATTTGGCCGGATGCCAATTTGAAAAATCCAGGAGTGAACTCCATCCCCTTTTTTTTAAGGAAAGATCTATAATCGTTTTCAGGAATAAAACAAATTTCTTGGGATTCTGGTTTTTCCGCTACAGGCAGACCCATCCGTTTTGCAATTTCACGCACTTGAGTTTTGTCCATTTCACCCAAAGGGAAAACTGTATTTCTAATATTTTCTTGGGACAAACCGTACAAATAGTACGCTTGGTTTTTTTTCATATCCACAGCATTACGAATGGCGAAACGTCCATCCACTTCGATCACACGAGCATAATGACCCGTTGCGATTTTTTCTATTCCTAATACTTTTGCTTGTTCAAAAAGAGCGCCAAACTTTACGAAGGTGTTACACTCCACACAAGGGTTTGGTGTCCTTCCATCTTTATAATCATTAATAAAACGATCGATCACCCGTTCTCCAAATACCTTTTCCATTTTGATTACATAAAAAGGAATGTTTAAAGAAAGACCTACATCCCTTGCATCACGGATGTCTTCTGGAGAACAACAGGACTTTTTAGTGGTATCGCAGGCAGGAGCTTCATATTCCCAAGTACGTAGGTTCACACCTATCACGTCGTAGCCGGCTTCCATCAGAAGTCCTGCAGCTACAGCGCTGTCTACCCCGCCACTCATCGCCACTATGATTTTTTCTTTTTCTTTCACCTTAGTTTTTGGTGTGAACAATTCCCACACGCCCCCGAGAGAAGTCCCAGAACAAGGGACGAGTCCGAAGTATGTCGAGACCGATCACCCAATCCTCTTCCCTATCCTTGTCCCCCGGCAAATGGAAATTCTCAAGTGAAATTCCTGTGAGAAACTGGACTTGTCTATATTCTTCTCGAATCCCTGACTTGGTCACTAAATAGAACGGAGAAGCCGATTCCCTCTGGATCGCTGTTTGGATCTTATTTCCGGCAAGAAATACCTTCTTTTCTCCCAGAAATCGTTCGTTGGAGCCCTTGGGTAAAAGGTTTAAAGAAGATCCGGTGTCGAGAAGTCCAAAGGAGGTATATCCTTCTGGATATTCAAATTGGACATAAAAATGAGCCCCTTTCTTCTTTGTATTCAGAAGTTTTAGATCTGTAGATAAGTAAGCATCCGGGTGTTCACAAAAGGGAGAATCTTCGGGAAATCGTTTTAACTCTTTGCCAAACCAGAAGATACAACTTCCGGAAAAGAAATCGATTCCAAGGAGGCCTGGAATGGATTCCGGAAGGATTCCATTTTTCTTTTTCAAAGTAAAATGGCGACCTCCCAAGCGAAATTCCGAAACTTCCTCTTCATCAGCCGATTCATAAAAACTCAAATCAGATCCAGTGTCCCATAAAAAAGACAGTGTCCTTTGGTTCGATTCAATTCCTGAAAGGAGGAGATGGGTTCCTTTGTCGACTACAGTGATACTTGTATGGGGAGGAAGAGTTTTGGTTGTGGGAAATTGGTATGAAACGGGTGTTTGGTGAGGGCGCACAGGGCCTGGGATACAAGCCCCAAAAAAGGATAAAGTAAGAATTACACTAACTTTTTGATACAGCGAGAATTGGAACATCTTGTGTAATCTACAATACAATCTCGATATTCAATGCCCGTATTTTGATCCTTAGTCTTGTATTCAATAAAACAAGAATAGGGCTGGAAATCATACGAAGAAAGACCCAAAGCTCGATTGCGTATGGATTCATATACATCGGAAGGAACCGATGTTGAGAGGTCGTTGAGTAGGTATGCCGGCTCTGCCATACTCTACCCATCGGCAAATTTCCTAATCTTTATAACAAATTGTGCGGTTTCTACCAGAATGTTTTGCCTGGTACAAGGCTTTGTCGGCCCTTTCGATCAGATCTTTGTTGTTGCGGTCGGTGGTGCGAAAACTGGATACACCCACAGACAAAGTGACCTTAAGGTCTGTTCCATCATTGGGATTTTTGACAACCATGGATTCGACAGCCTTTCGGATCTCTTCTCCCTTCACCATCGCCTCTTCTTCCGAAGCACCAGGCATGACCAAACAAAACTCTTCCCCACCGTATCTTGCAGGTATGTGATGGCGCTGGGCTGCATTGATCACTTGTTTTGCGACTTCAATGAGAACCACATCCCCCGCTTGGTGACCATAGGTATCATTAAAACTTTTGAAATGATCCACGTCGGTAAAAAGCAAACATAACTGAGTTCCTTTTTTACGGCAACGATCCATTTCTTCTTTGAGTTTGGTTTGGAAGTAATGATGAATTTTAAGGCCTGTCATCATATCAACAGTTGCCAACTCATACAAACGAG
Above is a window of Leptospira wolbachii serovar Codice str. CDC DNA encoding:
- the mnmA gene encoding tRNA 2-thiouridine(34) synthase MnmA, whose product is MKEKEKIIVAMSGGVDSAVAAGLLMEAGYDVIGVNLRTWEYEAPACDTTKKSCCSPEDIRDARDVGLSLNIPFYVIKMEKVFGERVIDRFINDYKDGRTPNPCVECNTFVKFGALFEQAKVLGIEKIATGHYARVIEVDGRFAIRNAVDMKKNQAYYLYGLSQENIRNTVFPLGEMDKTQVREIAKRMGLPVAEKPESQEICFIPENDYRSFLKKKGMEFTPGFFKLASGQIIGKHQGKEGFTIGQRKGLGIAWKNPLYVLSIEDDGTVVLGEEEETVSESFVLEEITYQALSPMEVGETKEMKVQIRYRSAPVHCLVTSLGNTWKVEFLEDVKSVTPGQSATFYAPNGDYLLAGGIIQKGSITRKVKKSSVLEAESVTI